Proteins found in one Acidobacteriota bacterium genomic segment:
- a CDS encoding FTR1 family protein produces the protein MLQAFVITLREGLEAFLIVAISLAYLRKTGRHALLPAVHWGIAAAVAASIGLGVLLQRALNQALWEGVLALIAAVLVATLIVHMWRIGRRMKAQIEGRLEQSALRAGRAAFFGVFTFTVLMIAREGMETALLMNALLFQVKSPELIGGAIGGTALAAFVAWLWSRYGHRVNLSLFFQVTAVFLAVFVVQLLIYGFHELTEAHLWPGSDYWHALTEPYSFDGVYGQYFSYALVLFPMAWLAISAFVGPKQRRALPTGA, from the coding sequence ATGCTACAGGCGTTCGTCATCACGCTTCGAGAGGGGCTCGAGGCGTTTCTCATCGTAGCCATCAGTCTGGCGTACTTGCGAAAAACGGGGCGGCACGCGCTTCTGCCCGCCGTGCATTGGGGGATTGCCGCCGCCGTGGCGGCCAGCATCGGCCTCGGCGTGCTGCTCCAGCGCGCGCTGAACCAGGCGCTCTGGGAGGGGGTGCTGGCGCTCATCGCCGCGGTGCTGGTCGCCACCCTCATCGTGCACATGTGGCGCATCGGCCGGCGGATGAAGGCGCAAATCGAGGGACGGCTCGAGCAGTCCGCCCTCCGGGCCGGCCGGGCGGCGTTTTTCGGCGTGTTCACCTTCACCGTGCTGATGATCGCGCGCGAAGGGATGGAGACCGCGCTGCTCATGAACGCGCTCCTGTTCCAGGTGAAGTCGCCGGAGCTGATCGGCGGCGCCATCGGCGGCACCGCGCTCGCGGCGTTCGTCGCGTGGCTCTGGTCCCGCTACGGCCATCGCGTCAACCTGTCGCTCTTCTTCCAGGTGACGGCCGTCTTCCTCGCCGTGTTCGTCGTCCAGTTGCTGATTTACGGGTTTCACGAGCTGACCGAGGCGCACCTCTGGCCCGGAAGCGACTACTGGCACGCGCTCACCGAGCCGTACAGCTTCGATGGCGTGTACGGCCAGTACTTCTCGTACGCCCTGGTGCTGTTCCCGATGGCGTGGCTTGCCATTTCGGCGTTCGTCGGGCCGAAGCAGCGGCGGGCGCTTCCCACCGGCGCGTAG
- a CDS encoding membrane dipeptidase: MAQPPQAQDFLQRALAIHKQSPLVDGHNDYPWEVRQRARGDLAKLDISTSQPVLMTDIARLRAGGVGAQFWSVYTPSDFAGQKAVTATMEQIDVVHRMVRRWPQTFELALTAADVDRIFKAGKIASIIGMEGGHSIDNSLAALRMFYRLGARYMTLTHGLNTPWADSGTDKPAAQGLTAFGEEVVREMNWLGMLVDLSHTSPDTMEDALRVAEAPVIFSHSNARALCDVERNVPDHILRMLPRNGGVIMVTFVPSFTSSEAAAHMKRGTAERDRLRKQFAGDEQAVAAALDEWRKANPEPKATLAAVADHIDHIRKVAGIDHIGIGSDFDGITSTPVGLEDVSTYPALTAELLRRGYSEADVKKIIGLNILRVMREAERVSARLQKQRGPSAK; the protein is encoded by the coding sequence ATGGCCCAGCCGCCGCAGGCCCAGGATTTCCTCCAGCGCGCCCTGGCGATCCACAAGCAGTCGCCGCTCGTCGATGGGCATAACGATTACCCGTGGGAAGTACGCCAACGCGCACGTGGCGACCTCGCCAAGCTCGACATCTCCACGTCCCAGCCCGTGCTGATGACCGACATCGCGCGGCTGCGCGCCGGCGGCGTCGGAGCGCAGTTCTGGTCGGTCTACACCCCATCCGACTTCGCCGGACAGAAGGCGGTGACGGCGACGATGGAGCAGATCGACGTGGTGCATCGCATGGTGCGCCGCTGGCCCCAGACGTTCGAGCTGGCGTTGACCGCGGCCGACGTCGACCGGATTTTCAAGGCGGGCAAGATTGCCTCGATCATCGGCATGGAGGGGGGGCACTCGATCGACAACTCGCTCGCCGCCCTCCGCATGTTCTACCGCCTCGGCGCCCGGTACATGACGCTCACGCACGGTCTGAACACGCCGTGGGCCGACTCGGGGACCGACAAGCCCGCCGCGCAGGGCCTGACGGCGTTCGGGGAAGAAGTGGTGCGCGAGATGAACTGGCTCGGCATGCTCGTCGATCTGAGCCACACCTCGCCTGACACGATGGAGGATGCGCTGCGGGTGGCCGAAGCGCCGGTCATCTTCTCGCACTCCAACGCCCGCGCGCTCTGCGACGTGGAGCGGAACGTGCCGGACCATATCCTTCGGATGCTGCCGAGAAACGGCGGCGTGATCATGGTCACCTTCGTGCCGAGCTTCACGTCGAGCGAGGCGGCGGCGCACATGAAGCGCGGCACGGCGGAACGCGATCGCCTCCGGAAGCAGTTTGCGGGCGACGAGCAGGCGGTCGCGGCGGCGCTCGACGAGTGGCGCAAGGCGAACCCGGAGCCGAAGGCGACGCTGGCGGCGGTGGCGGATCATATCGATCACATCCGCAAGGTGGCGGGCATCGATCACATCGGGATCGGCAGCGATTTCGACGGCATCACGTCGACGCCGGTGGGGCTCGAGGACGTCTCCACGTATCCGGCGCTCACCGCGGAGCTGCTGCGGCGCGGCTACAGCGAGGCGGACGTGAAGAAGATCATCGGGCTCAACATCCTGCGCGTGATGCGCGAGGCCGAGCGCGTCTCAGCGCGCCTGCAGAAGCAGCGCGGGCCGTCAGCGAAATAA